Genomic segment of Rhodocaloribacter litoris:
GACGGCTCGCCCGGCCCCCCCGCGCCGGGACCTGCCGCCTTCGTCATGAGCCGCCGTCGCGGCGCTGCACGATACACATAACGGCTCGCCCCGGCGGCGGGCATGACGTTCTCAAACGGTAACAAAGCCTGTAGATAGGAGGTACGCCATGGCTACCGACATGATGAAACTGGTTGAGGCGACCCAGCTCCGGGACGACATCCCCGACTTTGCCCCCGGTGATACCGTCAACGTCCATGTGCGGGTGATCGAGGGGGACAAGGAACGCATCCAGCAGTTCCAGGGCGTCGTCATCGCTTTCAAGGGATCCGGAGCCCGCCGGACGTTCACCGTGCGCAAGGTTTCGAACGGGGTGGGGGTCGAGCGGATCTTTCCCCTCTATTCGCCCAAGCTGGCCAAGATCGAGGTGGTGCGGCACGGGCGCGTTCGCCGGGCCAAGCTCTACTACCTGCGAGAGCGGCGCGGCAAGTCCGCCCGCATCCGGGAACGCCGCCGCTAGGCTCCGGGGCACGACCTGCCCGCGTGCCTGCCGCCGGTGGCCGCGCTCCGGCGGTGCTTTTTTTTGATACGGTTCGATGCGACTGGCGATCTGGAACGAGCCCGCTGCCGAGTTTCTCGTCTCGGCCCTTGCGACCGGCGCCGTCGAGGCGCCCGTGGAGGTGGTGCGCGGCACCCGGGCCGACTGCGAGCGCTGGTTGCGGGCCGGTGCGGTGGAGGTGGCCCTGCTGCCGACGCTGAACGTGCTCCGGCAGACCGACGCCTACGACGTGTTGCCGGCGGTGGCGCTCTCCACCTGGGCCTATCCCTTCGCCCGCCTGGTCACGAAGGCGAAGCTCGACCGGCCCCTGCGGACGCTCGCCGTCGACCCCCGGTACGTGCAGGAGGTGCTCGTCGCCCGGATCATCCTGCGGGAACACTACGGCAACGAACCCCGCCTCACCCCCTATGACAACCCCACGCTGCAGGTCCTGCTCGAAGCGGAAGAGGACGCCGCCCTGCTCACCGGCACCGACGTGCCGGCCCTCCAGACGTCCCGGTACGCGATGGACCTCGGCCAGGAATGGTACGAACTCGCCAACTACCCGATGGTGTGGGGGCTCTTCGCCGTGCGCAAGGGCGAGGTGGACGTGCCCTTCGCCCGTGCCGTGCGCGACGTGGTGGCCGCCGCCGACACACACCGCGACCTTTGGATCCGCACCCGAGAAACCTATCCCGAACTCCACGACTTCTACCTGGAACAGCTCCGCGTTCGCCTCGACGACCTGGCCATCGCCAGCCTGACCAACTTTCGAGAATACCTCTTCTTCTACGGCGTCACGGACGAGGTGCCCGGGCTGCCGCTCGTCGAGATCGCCGAAGACGACGAGCCGGGACGGAAACCGCTCCTCTGATCGCCGCGGCGACGGGCCGCGCAACCCCCTTTTCTCATGGGTGAAGGCATCAAACTGGTCACCACCAACCGCAAGGCGCGCCACGAGTATACCATCGAGGAGACGCTGGAAGCGGGACTGGTGCTCGAAGGCACGGAGGTCAAGTCCCTGCGCGAAGGACGGGCCAACCTGCAGGATGCCTACTGCGCCGTAGACGGGGGCGAGATGTTCCTCTACCAGTGCCACATCTCGCCGTACCGGCATGGCAACCAGTTCAACCACGACCCGCTGCGCGTGCGCAAGCTGCTGCTGCACCGCCGGGAGATCGACCGGTGGAGCCGGGCTGCACAGCAGAAGGGCTATACCATCATCCCGCTGAAGCTCTACTTCCGTAACGGCGTGGCCAAGGTCGAGATCGGCCTGGCACGGGGCAAGAAGCTCTACGACAAACGCGCCGACATCGCCGAGCGGGAGTCGAAACGCCGGCTCGAGCGCATCAAGCGCGGCGGGCGGGTCGATTGACGACAGGGCAAATCGACGGTAGACGGGAACGCGGCGCGGCGTCGCCGGTGCATACCTCTGGTTTTCCAAGAGATGAGGGAGAGACCCGGCATGCCCGCCTTCCGACGACTGCCCGCCCTGATCGTGACGTCCCTGCTGGCGATTTCGGCGTGGGCGCAAACGGCGACGTTCCGGGAAGGGGTCCAGGCCTTCGAGGCCGGGCGGTTCCCCGAGGCCGCCGGTGCCCTGGCTGCCGTGCCGGCAACGGATCCGCACTACGCCGAAGCGCAGTATTACCTCGCCCGCCTTTTCCTCCAGACGCCGCTGCGCGACCCGGACCGGGCGAAGGAGGCCATCGAAAACGCCCTCCGGCGTGATCCCGACAACGTCCGCTACCTGGAGGTCGAACTCTGGCGCCGGTATTTTCATACCGCGTCGTTCCTGCCCCTGTACCAGGCAAAGAAGCGGATCGACCTGGCGGAGCGCATCCTCGAGCGGGAGCCGGAGAACGCCGTGGCCCATTTCGTTCTGGGAGCCTGGGCGTACGAAGGCTTCCGGCAGCAGTACCACGGCGTGCAGTTCCCCGGCCCGGGGCACCAGCGCCGCCTGCTCTCGGAGGAGGCGGCCGCCCTGACCGATGCGGCCTATCTGCTCGAACCCCGGCTTGTGGACACCGGGGACGGTCCGGCCATCGCCTTCGTCGACGCGATCCATGCCGGCTTCGAGGTGCCGGTCACCTCGATGCGCCGGGCCGGACGCGAAGCCTACGCGGAGGCCCTGCACCACCTGCGCCGGGCGCTGGCCGCCAACCCCGCCTGGCCCGACGTGTATGCCGTGCTGGCGGCGGCCTTCGCCCTCCGGGGCGCCCATGCCGACGCCTTCGGCGTGCTCGACACGATGCGCATCCACCTCCCCGACCGGGCAGAGACCTGGCTCTACCGCGGGTATTTCGAACACCGGACCGGACGATATGCCGCCGCCGCTGCCAGCTTCGACGAAGGCCTGGCCCGCCTGCCGGCCCCCGAACGCCGCGCCTTTCTCGATGTTGCCTACTTCCTGCCCCTGGTCGAGCAGGTCTGGTACGAGGCGGATTCGGCCGGGTATGCCGCCGGGTTCTGGGAAAGCCGGGACCCACGCTACCTCACCCCGGTGAATGAACGCCTCCTCGAACACTTCGCCCGGCTGGTCTATGCCGACCTGCGCTTCGGCGACCGGGAAAAGGGCCTGCGTGGGTGGGAGACCGAGCCCGGCCAGGTGATCGTGCGCTACGGTGAGCCGCCGGCCGAAGCCCGCTACGGCACGCGGAGCGACGCCTATCTGATTTTTCATTACGGCGACGACCTCTACTTCAAGTTCATGGACCTGGCCCGGGGCGGGCACTTCACCTTTTATTCCCCCTCGGCCCTCGATTTCGCCGGCTTCAAACCCGCCCGCGGCCTGATCGAGAACGACTTCGCCGTTCGGGGGCCGGAGACGTTCCGAAAACGGCCGGACCGGTTCACGTACGAACCGCCCGGCCGTGTGGCGATGCCGTACCTGACCGGCGCGTTCCGGGGGAGCGACGGGAAAACGGATCTCTACGTGGCCTACGGGATTCCGGTGGAGGAAGACGGCGCCGGTACGCCGGCGGTGCGGGCCGGGGCTTTTCTGATCCGGGGAAACGAAGGGGTGGTGCACGCACAGTCCCGCCTGCTGGACCGGAGGACGGCCGGCGCTTCCGGCATGTGGGTCGATGCCTGCCGGCTCTCGGTCGAGCCCGGCACCTACACCCTGGCCCTCGAGTTCGAGCCGGTGGGGGGAGGCGATCGGGTGGGGCAGGAGCGGGAGCGGATCACCGTGCCCGGCTTCGCCGGTACGGCGCTGCAGCTGAGCGACGTGCTGCTGGCCTACACGGTCGAAGAGGAGGCTTCCCCTGAGACCCTGCCGGGCTGGATCTCGCGCCGGGGCCTGGCCATACGCCCGGCGCCCGGAAGGGGCTTCTCCGCCGGGCAGCCCGTCTACCTCTATTTCGAGGTGTATGGCCTGCAGCCGGCACCGGACGGCCTGGCCCGGTATGCCGTCGAGGCGGTGCTCGTACGCAGCGACGAAGCCGGGGGGCTGGAGCGGCTCATCCGGCAGGCCTTCGGCGGGGCCCGGGAGGCGGGCGTCTCGGTGCGCTTCGAAGGCCAGAGCCGGAGCCGCGAAGACGGCCAGTACCTCGTCCTCGATACCACCACACAGCCTCCCGGTCGCTACGTGCTCGTCCTCCGCCTGACCGACCTCCTCCGCAACGAAACGGTGGAACGCCGTCGCACCCTGCAGCTCGGCTGAAACCGGGCCGAACGAAAAGCGCCGTTTGTTCTGCGGGGCGGGAATCATGGCGTTCGGGGTCGCGTATGACGGGATAGGAAATTTTGCCTTTCGAAAGCGAGCGCCGGTGCGTAAGCTACGCCGCGGTGCCCCGCGATCCGGTGGAAAAGCTCATTGAGGTCGTAGTCCCATGCGACGTGTGCTCCTTTTGCTTCTGCTCCTTGCCCCGGTGATCGGCGGTGCCCTGCCGCTCCGGGCGCAACCGGCCGACCCGATGGAACAGGGCATCCTCGCGTTCCGGGCCGGCGACTATGCCCGGGCGGTGGCCGCCTTCGAGCAGGCCGTCAAAAACGACCCGCAAAACGCCGAGGCCTATTTCCTGCTCGCCCGCATCTATTTCGAAACCCCGCTCCGGGATACGGGCAAGGCCGGTCGTTTCATCGACAGGGCCCTGGAGGTCGAGCCGGAAAACGTGAAGTATCTCGTGGCCAAGCTCGAACAGCTGCGCCTGGATTCGTGGAACTTCATCGTGGACAAGATCCGTGAGCAGCAGCGGCGCGACCTGGCCCGCAAGATCCTCCGGCTCGATTCGACGAATGCCTTCGCCCACGAGGAGCTCGGCCGGGCCTACATCCGCGACTTCTGGCGCTATCGCAACGCCTTCATGTATCCCACGTTTGCCTTCCGGCAGTTCAACGGGCGGGACCCACTCCAGGCCGACCCGTTGCTCGGGTTCCAGTCCGAGTTCGCCCAGTTCGACCCGACCACCGGCGGGAGCCAGCTGGAGATCGTCGAGGCCTCGCGGGAACCGCTGGGAGATCCGTCGGACCCCAACCTGGTCTTTCTGGCCGACGAGTTCGACCTGGAGGCGCTCCAGGCGCAGGGCGTGCCCGTGCAGGACCTGTCGCGGCGGGCCCAGCGGGCCTACGACCTGGCCATCGGCCATCTGCGCAAGGCCCTGGAGCACGATCCCCGGAAGCGGGCCGTCTACGACGACATGATGCGCATCTTCGCCCTGAAGGGGGCCTACCCGGAAGCGCTGGAGATGCTCCAGCAGATGTACGTCTATTTTCCCGAGGATCCCGCCCTCTGGACCTACCTCGGCCTGGCGCATTATCGCAGCGGCAACGCGGTGGCGGCGGCCAAGGCCTTCCAGACGGCCTTTCAGTACATGGATCCCGAAATGGCCGACGCCTACACCCGTCTCGACGAGATCCTTCCCGAGGAGGAACGGAAAAAGTATGAGGCCGATCGGGCCGGCTATGCCTCCCGCTTCTGGACGAGCAAGGATCCGCGCTACCTCACGCCCTACAACGAACGCAAGCTCGAACACTACGCCCGCCTCACCTATGCCGACCTGCTCTACGGGTCACCCAAGTTGAAGCTGAGGGGCTGGAATACCGAGCGCGGCCGTATCCTCGTGCGCTACGGCATTCCCAAGACCGATGTGATCATCATGCCGAGCCAGACGCGAGGCCAGCAACGGGGACTCAACCCCATCGCAGCCTCGGCACCGCCTCCGGATGCGGACATCGCGGCGGATCCGGCCAACCTGCAGACGGGCCTGCAACAGTTCACTGGTAACTTTGAAAGTGACTTCGACGTGACCGTCGAAGCCAATACGTTCAACGTCTGGGACTACGGCGACTTTCGCTTCGTCTTCGAGGATCCCTTCCGAAACGGCGAGTTTCGGCTCTACAGCCCTTCGGCCGACGCTATCGCCGCCGGCAGCCTTCCCTGGCTGAACGACTACGAGATACGGGCCCGGGAAACCTTCCGCCGGATACCGGAGCGGTATGAGTACGCCCCGCCCGGCCGCCAGGTGGAGATCCCCTACCTGGTCTCGGCTTTCAAAGGCGAGAACGGGCAGGCCGATCTCTACGTCCATTTCGGCATCCCGATCAACCACTATGACCCGGAAGCCGGGATGATCAACCTCACGGCCAATGCAGGTACCTTCCTGGTCAGCAGCGAACGGGATATGCTTGCCGAACGCCGCCGGACCATCTACGGCCTGCGCACCGATCAGATCGTCAGTTTCTCGGAGACCAACCTCTGGATCGACGGGCAGGTGCTGGCGGCCCCGCCCGGGGAACACGACGTGTCCGTCGAGTTTGAGACGGCCGGCGGGGGCACGGTGGCCGTGCAGCGCCGCCGCGTGCGTGTGCCGGACTTCACGGCCGGCACGCTCCAGCTCAGCGACGTGATGCTGGCCTACCGCGTGGAGGAGGCACCGGACGGCAAGCCCGTGCTCCCGTCGGACGTCGTGCGCCACGGCCTCTCCATCCAGGCGGCACCCTGGAGCGTCTTCTCGCACCGGCAGCCCATCTACCTCTACTTCGAGGTCTACAACCTGACGCAGGCCGGCGACGGGACGACCCATTATGAGATCGAAGCCGTGCTGCGGCCCAAGGACACCAGCGGCGGCCTCGGCAAACTCGTCAAGGGCCTCTTCGGTGGAGGGGACAAGGGGGTGTCCGTCAGCCTGCCCGGTGAAGGCCGCACGCCGGACGAGCATCACTACCTCATCCTCGATGCCTCCAACCAGGAGCCGGGGCGGCTCTACACGCTCCACCTCAGGGTGCGCGACCAGGTCTCCGGCAAATCGGTCGAGAAGGAGATGGACCTGTTTCTGGAGTAGCGGCCGGGTGCCGTGTGCCCGCTCCCTCGAAGGGAGGGAACCGCAGGGACGGGGTCACGGCCCGCTGGCTTCCGGCCGGGCTTTTTCCCGGACGCGGGCGTCCATCGCCTGCACCTGTTCGATGAGGGCGGCCTTGTAGTCGATCATCTTCTGGAGCAGGGCGGGGTCGCCGGCGGCCAGGATCTGCACCGCCAGCAGGCCGGCGTTCTTACCGCCCCCGATGGCCACCGTTGCCACGGGGACGCCGCCGGGCATCTGGACGACCGACAGCAACGAGTCGAGCCCGTTGAGGTGGCGGCTCGGGACGGGCACGCCGATGACGGGCAGCGGGGTGCTCGCCGCCAGCATGCCGGGCAGATGGGCGGCGCCGCCCGCACCGGCGACGAGGACCTTCAGCCCGCGCTGGTGGGCCGTCTCGGCATAGGCCTGCATGACGGCCGGGGTCCGGTGAGCCGAAAGTACCCGCACCTCGTACGGTACTTCGAACGCGTCCAGCACCCGGGCCACCGGCTCCATCACCGGCCAGTCGGACTCGCTGCCCATGGCAATCCCGACGAGCGGGGAAACGGGGTTCGGCATCGGTCTGCAGCGTTTGTTTCGCAGGGAAGGTTGGGAGGCGGGGACCTTCAGAGACGGATGAGGCCGGCGGCCCGTTCGGCGCGGGCGCGCGTCTCGACGGGCGAGGAGCCGGTGGCCGTAACGTGGCCCATCTTCCGCCTCGGGCGCACCTCGCGCTTGCCATAGATGTGCACGGCCACATCCCCGATGGCCAGCGCCTCCGTGAGGCCCTCGGTGCAGGGAGGGCCGGAGCGGGTGCCCAGGACGTTCACCATGACCGCGCACGGCACACGCAGCGAGGGATCGCCCAGGGGCCAGCCCAGCACGGCCCGAACGTGGTTCTCGAACTGGGACGTGTGGCAGGCCTCGATGGAATAGTGGCCGGTGTTGTGCGGGCGCGGTGCCAGCTCGTTGATCAGGATCCGCCCCTCCGGCAGCTCGAAGAGCTCGACGGCCGTCAGGCCGACGCCCCGGACCGCCTCCACGGCGCGAAGGGCGATACGCCGGGCTTCCGCTTCGACCTCCGTCGCGATGCCGGCCGGCACCACGACGGCATGGCACCGGTGGTCCTTCTGTTCGGTGAGGGCGACCGGGTAGACCACGTGCTCCCCGTCCGGGCGACGGGCGACGAGTACGGAGAGCTCGCGCACGAAGGCGAGGTGGCGTTCGACGAGCAGCCCGTCCGCTTCGGCCAGCCGGTCCCAGGCGGCGGCCAGGCCGGCGTCGTCGTGCGCGGTGGCGTTGCCATAGCCGTCGTACGAGCCGCGCCGGCGTTTCAGGACGACCGGGTAGGAGAAGCGGGCAGCCGCGGCCCGGGCCTCGTCCAGGGTGGCGCACAGGGCGAAATCGGGCACCGGCAGGCCCTGCTCGGCCAGGGTCGTCTTCTGGATACCCTTGTCGCGGATCAGGTGGAGCGTGGCCGGGTCGGGCCAGAGCGCGACGCCCTCGGGCAGTACGGGGCTCAGGTGCTCGGCCGGTGCCCACTCGCTTTCGACGGTCACCACCGTGCAGGCCGCCGCGAACGCGCGCAACACGTCCGGGTCGGTCCAGTCGTCGTAGATGACCTCCCCGAGGCCGTCCATGGGGCCGGAAGGCTTCGGGGCCAGGCACCGCACGCGCAGTCCCATGCGGAGGGCGGCCAGGGCCGTCATGCGCCCGAGCTGGCCGTCGCCCAGGATGCCGAGGGTGGGGAAAGGAGCCGCCATTGGCTGAGGGTCGGTGATCGGAATGCGTTCCGGAGGATCGACGAGGGAAAATTAAGGGCTCGGGGAAAAAGTCGTGGGGGACGGGGGCCCGGCGTGTGCCAACTTTCCTTGAAGTCCACCGCGGCGGGGGGTGTCACGTCATGGACCGGAGCAGTTCGTCGAGTTGCTGTTCGTCTTCGACGAGGACCTGCCGGGCCTTGGAGCCCTCGAAGGGGCCGACGATGCCGGCCTCTTCGAGCTGGTCCACGATGCGGGCCGCCCGTGAGTAGCCGACCGAGAGCCGCCGCTGCAGCAACGAGACCGAACCCTGCTGGCTCCGGACGATGATGCGGGCCGCTTCTTCGAAAAGTTCGTCCCGCTCGTCGGAGCCGCCGGTGGTGCCGGTGGGGCTTTCCTTTTCCTCGACTTCCGGCAGGATGTAGGGCTCGCCGCCGGGCTGGTCGCCGATGAAGTGGGTCAGGCGGTCCACCTCCTCCATCGATACGAAGGGGCCCTGCAGGCGCATCATCCGGCTGCCGAGCATGAAGAGCAGGTCGCCGTTGCCGACGAGTCCTTCGGCGCCGTTCTGGTCCAGGATGGTTCGCGAATCGATCTTCGTGGCCACCTTGAAGGCGATCCGGGCGGGGAAGTTGGCTTTGATGAGCCCGGTGATCACGTCCACCGACGGGCGCTGGGTGGCCAGGATGAGGTGGATGCCCACGGCCCGGGCCATCTGGGCCAGCCGGGCAATGGGGCCTTCGATGTCCTTGCCGGCCGTCATCATCAGGTCGGCCAGTTCGTCCACCACCACGACGATGTAGGGCAGGTGACGATGGCCTTCTTCGGGGGAAAGGCTGCCTTCACGGAAGCGCCGGTTGTAGTCCACGATGCCGCGCACGCGGGCTTTCGAGAGGAGGTCGTAGCGTTCCTCCATCTCCTTCTCACAGCATTTCAGGGCGACGAGGGCCTGCGAAAAGTCGGTGATGATCGGCTCGTCCACCCCGGGCGGGGTGGCGCCATAGTGTTCGGCAATGCGGATGTAGGGCTGCAGTTCGATCTTTTTTGGATCGATCATCACGAACTTGAGGTGGGAGGGGGGGCAGGCGTAGAGCAGCCCGGCGATGAACGCGTTCAGGCTCACCGACTTGCCCGAGCCCGTGGCGCCGGCGATGAGCAGGTGGGGCATCTTCGTCAGGTCCTGGATGAAGACCTCCCCCTCGATCGTCTTGCCGATGACCAGCGGCAGTTCCATCCGGGCGTCTCGGAACCGGGCCGTGCCGATGACGTCGCGGATGCGGACGAGCTCGCGATGGCGGTTCGGGATCTCGACGCCGATGGCCGACTTGCCGGGGATGGGGGCGATCATGCGGATGCCGCGGGCCGCCATGGCCATGGCCAGGTCGTCTTCCAGCGCCGTGATCCGGCTGATCTTGACGCCGGGCGCCGGGGTCAGTTCGTAGAGCGTCACCGTCGGCCCGACGATGGCGTTGATGCCGGTGATCTCGATGTTGTACGTGGCGAGCTTGTCCAGGAGGATGCGCTTGTTCTCCTCGAGTTCGTTATAGTCGATCTTGAGGTCGTTCTCGTCGGCCGCGTCGAGCAGGTCGAGGCCGGGCATCTCGAAGGGGACCGTCTCGGTGTCGGGGTCCGCCATGTTTTCGAGGACGTCGGTCTTTTCCTCTTCGATGCGGGCACGGACCTTGAGTTCGAGCTCGGGGGACGGGGGTTCGTCGGGGGGCGGGGGTTCCGGCGCCGGGCGTTCGGGGCGGGGGGGGGGGGGGGGGAGACCGGCCGGTCGGTCTCCGGGGCCTGGGCTGGCCTGGCGGCGGGGGGCGGCTCCGGTGGAGGGGAGGGGGCGGGGACAGGCTTCGGAGGGGGCGATTTTGCCCGGGCGGCTTCGCGGGCGGCCCGGGCCTGCTCGCGGGCGGCCCGGCGTTCCTCCCGGAGACGGTGGCGTTCGGCGCGGCGGGCCTCCCGGCGGGTGCGGGCCTGCGTGCGCCAGGCTTCGAGGCGGGCGCCCAGCGCGCGGACGAACTCCTCGACGCGGTCCATCGACCGCTGGATGTCGTGGTCGACGAGCAGGAGGGCCGTCACGACGAGGAAAAGGAAGATGAGGATGAAGGAGCCGGCACTGCCGAAGACCTGCTGCATCCAGCCGGCTGCGCCGATCCCCCAGCCGCCGCCCCAGCGCAGCAGGTCTGTCGAGAGTGTTTGCCCGAGCCAGCCGAAGAGGCAGGCCAGGACGAACGTGGAGACGCCGAGGAGGGCGGTCAGGGTGGGGAGGTAGACGGGGGTGCGGTTGCGGAAGAGGACGTAGCCCCAGGCAAAGAGCAGGCCCGTCGGGATGAGGACGGTGTACCCCAGTGCCTGCGGTACCAGGAGGCGGGCCAGGGCCGCCCCGATGAGCCCGAGGGCATTCTGTGCCCGGTTCTCACCGGGGTGAAGCAGGGCGTCGAAGGAAAAGCGGCGGGCCAGGCCGTCGTCAGCCGGGTTGTAGGTGAGCACGGCCAGGGCCAGCAACACCCCCAGCCCCATCAGGATGAGGCCGAGCACTTCCTTCTTTCGCTGCTGCGGCAGCCGCCCGGCCTTCGTATTGTTCCGCGCGGCCCCGCGCTTCTTTCTTCGCGCCGATGATGCCATGTCTGAAAACTACGACAGCGTGGGCCCTGAATCCAACCGCCTGCGGTAGCCGGGCGGCCCCGCCTCAGTCCCGGGCACGCAGGGCGGGCGATTCGCTCAGCGCGGACTCGGCCCGGGCGGGGTCGTAGCGTACCAGGCGGCTCTCTTCGAAGTACGGCAGAACGGGGAGGTAGTCTACCCGGGCGCAGTAGGCCACGTCGTCCGCAAAGCCCTGTTCGTAGAGGCGCTGGGCATGGTTGCAGCGGCGCAGGGCGGCGAAGAGGTCGTTGCCGTCGTGCCGGTAGAGCGTGAAGGCGATGTGGGCCGAGTCGGACACGTGGGCCGGCTCCTGGCCGTCCCAGAGCAGGTGCAGCAGCAGCCCGGCACAGAGGGTGTCCTCCAGGGCGATGCGGTTCCGCCAGCCGGCGCACACGATCACCACGTCCAGCCCCTGTTCCCGGGCGAAGTCGACCACGCGGCGTGCGTTGAGGAAACACCCGACGACCAGGTGTTCGGCTGCCCGTGCGTTGGCGATGGCCGCCGTGCCGTTGGTCGTGTTCAGGATGAGCGTCTTGTCCTCGACCACGTCCGGCGTGTATTCGAGGGGGGAGTTGCCCAGGTGGTAGCCCTCGATCTTGTCGCCGCCGCGCTCGCCGCCCATCAGGAAGCTGGACTGGTCCAGGTTGGCCGCAATCTTGCCGGCTTCCGCCATGTCGGCCGCAGGCACGACGGCCCGCGCCCCGTTGCTCAGGGCGGTGACGATGGTGGAGCTGGTCCGCAAGACGTCGATCACAATGACGGTGTGGCCCTTGACGTCTTCCTCCGTCAGCGTGTTACCTGTCAGGAATACTTCAACTTTCATGGGAGAAAAGGAGAGGTACCGCACCGGTTCGATACAGTCGGATCGCATCGCTGGTAAGGTACAGCCTGTGAAGGCGGATCACCCGGTCGGTTGCCGTTATTTTTTATGAAAAGGAGGACGGGTGACGACGGCCGGGAGCGTGCGCCCGCGGGCCGAGACGCCCAGCCGGGTGCCGGGAGTGGTGAAGGCCGGGTCGTTCGGCACGTAGCCGAGGCCGATGCCCCGGCCCAGCACGGGGGACTGGCTGCCGCTCGTGACGATGCCGACGGCTTCCCCGGTGCCGTCAAGGATCGGGTAGCCCGGCCGGGGCAGGCCGCGCTCTTCGACGACGAAGCCGATGAGCCGGCGGGCCGGACCCTGCTCGCGCACGGCAAGGAGGGCCTCCCGCCCGACGAACGGCCCCTTGTCGAACTTGACGAGCCAGCCCAGCCCGGCTTCGAGCGGGTTAGTCTCTTCCGTGAGGTCGTTCCCGTAGAGGCAGTAGCCGGCTTCCAGGCGGAGCGTGTCCCGGGCGCCGAGGCCGGCAGGCTGGAGCCCGTGCGGCGCGCCGGCCTCCATCAGCAGGTGCCACAGGCGCGGGGCGTCTTCCGGCCGGGCGTAGAGCTCGAAGCCCGGCTCGCCCGTGTATCCGGTGTGCGAGAGGATCACCCGGTCGCAGCCCGGAAACGTCCCGGCTTCCAGCTGTACGAAGTGGTAAAACTTGATGTCGCCGGCGGCGACGCCGGTGACCGCCTGCACGATGTCGTGGGCGCGGGGACCCTGGATCGCAAGCAGGGCCACCTCGTCCGAAGCGTCGGCCAGCGTGGCCCCCATCGGGTTGTGCTCCTGCATCCAGGCAAAATCCTTCTCGATGTTGGCGGCGTTGACCACCAGCATGTACTCCTCGGGTCCCAGCCGGTAGACGAGCAGGTCATCCACGATGCCGCCGTCGGGCCGGCACATGACGGTGTACATGGCGCGGCCGTCGGTCAGGCGGGCGGCGTCGTTGGTGACCAGGTGCTGCACGAAGTCGAAGGCCCGGGGGCCGCGCACGAAGAATTCACCCATGTGGCTGACGTCGAACAGGCCGGCCGCCTGCCGGACGGCCAAGTGCTCGTTCAGGATGCCGCTGTATTGCAACGGCATCTCGAAACCGGCAAAGGGGGTCATGCGGGCGCCCAGGGCGCGGTGCACGTCGTGGAGCGGCGTCTGTTTGAGGGTTTCCGTCGAAGCCATCGGGCGGCGGTCGTTTTTTTCTCGCAGCGGTTGTTCCATGATACACCGGTAAC
This window contains:
- a CDS encoding 5-(carboxyamino)imidazole ribonucleotide synthase; translation: MAAPFPTLGILGDGQLGRMTALAALRMGLRVRCLAPKPSGPMDGLGEVIYDDWTDPDVLRAFAAACTVVTVESEWAPAEHLSPVLPEGVALWPDPATLHLIRDKGIQKTTLAEQGLPVPDFALCATLDEARAAAARFSYPVVLKRRRGSYDGYGNATAHDDAGLAAAWDRLAEADGLLVERHLAFVRELSVLVARRPDGEHVVYPVALTEQKDHRCHAVVVPAGIATEVEAEARRIALRAVEAVRGVGLTAVELFELPEGRILINELAPRPHNTGHYSIEACHTSQFENHVRAVLGWPLGDPSLRVPCAVMVNVLGTRSGPPCTEGLTEALAIGDVAVHIYGKREVRPRRKMGHVTATGSSPVETRARAERAAGLIRL
- a CDS encoding DNA translocase FtsK, with amino-acid sequence MDYNELEENKRILLDKLATYNIEITGINAIVGPTVTLYELTPAPGVKISRITALEDDLAMAMAARGIRMIAPIPGKSAIGVEIPNRHRELVRIRDVIGTARFRDARMELPLVIGKTIEGEVFIQDLTKMPHLLIAGATGSGKSVSLNAFIAGLLYACPPSHLKFVMIDPKKIELQPYIRIAEHYGATPPGVDEPIITDFSQALVALKCCEKEMEERYDLLSKARVRGIVDYNRRFREGSLSPEEGHRHLPYIVVVVDELADLMMTAGKDIEGPIARLAQMARAVGIHLILATQRPSVDVITGLIKANFPARIAFKVATKIDSRTILDQNGAEGLVGNGDLLFMLGSRMMRLQGPFVSMEEVDRLTHFIGDQPGGEPYILPEVEEKESPTGTTGGSDERDELFEEAARIIVRSQQGSVSLLQRRLSVGYSRAARIVDQLEEAGIVGPFEGSKARQVLVEDEQQLDELLRSMT
- a CDS encoding DNA translocase FtsK 4TM domain-containing protein; the protein is MASSARRKKRGAARNNTKAGRLPQQRKKEVLGLILMGLGVLLALAVLTYNPADDGLARRFSFDALLHPGENRAQNALGLIGAALARLLVPQALGYTVLIPTGLLFAWGYVLFRNRTPVYLPTLTALLGVSTFVLACLFGWLGQTLSTDLLRWGGGWGIGAAGWMQQVFGSAGSFILIFLFLVVTALLLVDHDIQRSMDRVEEFVRALGARLEAWRTQARTRREARRAERHRLREERRAAREQARAAREAARAKSPPPKPVPAPSPPPEPPPAARPAQAPETDRPVSPPPPPAPNARRRNPRPPTNPRPPSSNSRSVPASKRKRPTSSKTWRTPTPRRSPSRCPASTCSTRPTRTTSRSTITNSRRTSASSWTSSPRTTSRSPASTPSSGRR
- a CDS encoding 2-phosphosulfolactate phosphatase translates to MKVEVFLTGNTLTEEDVKGHTVIVIDVLRTSSTIVTALSNGARAVVPAADMAEAGKIAANLDQSSFLMGGERGGDKIEGYHLGNSPLEYTPDVVEDKTLILNTTNGTAAIANARAAEHLVVGCFLNARRVVDFAREQGLDVVIVCAGWRNRIALEDTLCAGLLLHLLWDGQEPAHVSDSAHIAFTLYRHDGNDLFAALRRCNHAQRLYEQGFADDVAYCARVDYLPVLPYFEESRLVRYDPARAESALSESPALRARD
- the gcvT gene encoding glycine cleavage system aminomethyltransferase GcvT, encoding MASTETLKQTPLHDVHRALGARMTPFAGFEMPLQYSGILNEHLAVRQAAGLFDVSHMGEFFVRGPRAFDFVQHLVTNDAARLTDGRAMYTVMCRPDGGIVDDLLVYRLGPEEYMLVVNAANIEKDFAWMQEHNPMGATLADASDEVALLAIQGPRAHDIVQAVTGVAAGDIKFYHFVQLEAGTFPGCDRVILSHTGYTGEPGFELYARPEDAPRLWHLLMEAGAPHGLQPAGLGARDTLRLEAGYCLYGNDLTEETNPLEAGLGWLVKFDKGPFVGREALLAVREQGPARRLIGFVVEERGLPRPGYPILDGTGEAVGIVTSGSQSPVLGRGIGLGYVPNDPAFTTPGTRLGVSARGRTLPAVVTRPPFHKK